The Paenibacillus sp. FSL R7-0345 DNA segment GTAATCAGGGCGATGTCGTTCAGCAGAATGACTTCGACCACATAACGCGGGCCATTTTCCGGGAACCATTCCGTCCGGTAGGACTGCTTCAGCTTCTCGACAATCGCCTTCTTGACAATCCCCTGGCAGGCGGGTACGCTGGTAAGCTGGGATTTGTGGGACCGTCCTTCCACCGGAAACTCGCCGTTCTCGGGAATCCAGTCTTCCCAGTTAATAGCCTTGACGCCTTCAAACAGTTCGTCGAAGGTCCGGGCGGGGAATTGGCCCATTTTGATTAAGACCCGGTCAGAGGTACGCAGCCATAAATTACAGCGGCAGATATCAATAAGATCTCCGCTGAACAAGACCCGGCCGTTCTCGGTTGTGGTCTCATAACCCAATTCGTTTAATTCGCGTGCTACTACAGCCTCCAGCCCCATTGGGGCTGTGGCGATTAGTTGTAATTTACCCAATTTGTGTTCAACTCCGTTTAGCTTGTAGATGGTTGCTCCCAGCCAGTACAATAAGAAAAGCAGACAGTTAAAGAGGTACCCTGTGCCCTCTTCATCCTATACATGCATACGCTTAGTAAAGCTTGGCCTGTCCAATCCTTATAAGTATAGGGGAATGCGCGGGACTTCACAATATCAAAGGAGAATACATATGCTCAATCAGGAAGAATACAGTGAAATGTTGTACCAGGAAGACGAATTATTGCTTGAGGTAAAAAAAGCGATTGTGTCTAGCGGCATGCCTGAGGTCTCCGTTGCCCCGGGTTACGGACGGCTGCTGGCCATGCTCGTCCGCCTCTCGCGCTCCACGCGCATTCTGGAAATAGGCGCGCTGGGCGGATACAGCGGCATCTGCCTGTGCCGCGGCTTCGCCGGCGGAGGGCAGCTGACTTCACTTGAACTGAAGGCAGAATATGCGAAGCTGGCGCAGAGCCATCTAACCAAAGCCGGCTTCGGTGAAGCAGTAGAATACAGGATCGGCCCTGCACTGGACAGCATGAAGCAGCTGGAAGCGGAGGGCCGGACCTTTGATTTCTTTTTTATCGATGCGGATAAGCTGAACTATGCGGACTATCTGGAGTATGCAATCCGGCTGGCATCGCCGGGGGCAATTATTGCCGGAGATAATATTTTCCTGCGCGGCCGTACGCTGAATCCGGAACGTAATGGACCTGCGATCCAGGCGGTGCGGAGCTTCAATGAACGGATCGCCAGTGATGAACGGCTGATCAGCACCCTGCTGCCGGCTTACGACGGACTGGCCCTGGCGATAGTGAAGTAGGCACAGAGCCACAGCCTTAGCGGAACCATTGATGCCGGGCCGGCTTGTACAGCTTGAACCTTACCCAGACTGTATTAATCAGCAGGAAGCCGCCGGAGATGATGAACAAGCCTTCAATGCCAATATAACCCGACAAAAAACCGCCGATTACCGCACCAAGC contains these protein-coding regions:
- a CDS encoding O-methyltransferase codes for the protein MLNQEEYSEMLYQEDELLLEVKKAIVSSGMPEVSVAPGYGRLLAMLVRLSRSTRILEIGALGGYSGICLCRGFAGGGQLTSLELKAEYAKLAQSHLTKAGFGEAVEYRIGPALDSMKQLEAEGRTFDFFFIDADKLNYADYLEYAIRLASPGAIIAGDNIFLRGRTLNPERNGPAIQAVRSFNERIASDERLISTLLPAYDGLALAIVK